The following proteins are encoded in a genomic region of Glycine max cultivar Williams 82 chromosome 18, Glycine_max_v4.0, whole genome shotgun sequence:
- the LOC100816231 gene encoding vacuolar cation/proton exchanger 3 — MGSHQQEPWLLENGKPRVLTKENRHGRSAHSMSSTSLRKKSSRTLVSKLPCATLRSILLNLQEVILGTKLSILIPAIPAAIIAECYGFGRPWIFILSLLGLTPLAERVSFITEQVAFYTGPTVGGLLNATCGNVTELIIAIFALSSNKIAVVKYSLLGSILSNLLLVLGTSLLCGGIANLKVEQKYDRRQADVNSLMLLLGLLCYLLPMLFKYSGASAALTVDPSLHLSRASSIVMLIAYVVYIVFQLWTHRQLFEAEDEGEDGEDGEEEQAVIGLWSGIAWLVGMTVFIAVLSEYVVDTIEDASDSWGLSVSFLSIILLPIVGNAAEHAGAIIFAFKNKLDISLGVALGSATQIAMFVVPLCVIVAWIMGIDMDLNFNLLETGSLALAIIVTGFTLQDGTSHYMKGLVLLLCYIVIGACFFVQRTPFNNQADVTNITLKPTTNAVLSA, encoded by the exons ATGGGTTCTCACCAGCAAGAACCATGGCTATTGGAGAATGGGAAACCGAGGGTGTTGACCAAGGAGAATAGGCATGGCCGTTCTGCACACAGCATGTCCTCCACGTCTTTGCGCAAGAAGTCTAGCCGAACTCTTGTCTCCAAGCTTCCATGTGCCACACTCAGAAGCATCCTTTTAAATTTGCAAGAGGTTATTCTTGGTACCAAGCTTTCCATTCTCATCCCTGCCATTCCAGCTGCCATCATTGCCGAGTGCTATGGCTTTGGAAGA CCTTGGATTTTTATATTGAGCTTACTTGGACTTACACCACTTGCTGAACGTGTGAGCTTCATCACAGA ACAAGTTGCCTTTTACACTGGTCCCACAG TCGGAGGACTTCTGAATGCTACATGTGGGAATGTTACTGAGCTCATAATAGCAATATTTGCCCTTAGCAGTAACAAAATTGCTGTGGTCAAGTATTCTCTGTTGGGTTCTATTCTTTCAAACCTTCTTCTGGTTCTTGGGACCTCTCTATTATGTGGTGGCATTGCAAACCTTAAAGTGGAACAAAAATATGACAGA AGACAAGCAGATGTGAACTCACTTATGCTGTTGTTGGGATTGTTGTGCTACTTGCTTCCAATGCTGTTCAAATACAGTGGTGCCTCAGCTGCTCTCACTGTAGACCCTTCACTCCACTTGTCAAGAGCTTCTAGCATTGTGATGTTGATTGCATATGTAGTCTACATTGTCTTTCAACTGTGGACACACAGGCAGTTATTTGAAGCCGAAGAT GAGGGTGAGGATGGTGAGGACGGTGAAGAAGAACAAGCTGTGATTGGATTATGGAGTGGCATTGCTTGGTTGGTAGGGATGACTGTGTTCATTGCTGTGTTGTCTGAATATGTGGTGGATACAATTGAG GATGCATCAGATTCGTGGGGTTTGTCTGTGAGCTTTCTCAGCATAATCTTGCTACCAATAGTTGGAAATGCAGCTGAACATGCAGGAGCAATCATATTTGCTTTCAAGAACAAGCTG GACATTTCATTGGGTGTTGCATTGGGTTCAGCAACTCAGATTGCCATGTTTGTG GTCCCATTATGTGTAATCGTTGCTTGGATAATGGGTATCGATATGGACCTGAACTTCAACCTCCTAGAGACAGGTTCCCTTGCGTTGGCAATAATAGTCACAGGCTTCACTTTACag GATGGGACTTCTCACTACATGAAAGGCCTTGTTCTCCTGCTGTGCTACATTGTTATTGGGGCATGCTTCTTCGTACAAAGAACACCCTTTAATA ATCAAGCTGATGTTACTAACATCACACTTAAACCAACCACTAATGCAGTTTTAAGCGCTTAA